In Tubulanus polymorphus chromosome 2, tnTubPoly1.2, whole genome shotgun sequence, a single window of DNA contains:
- the LOC141899154 gene encoding G-protein coupled receptor 83-like, translating into MDLSLLNFTLNRVNGSIGTFRNGNLSEFLSGVMQRMSKQNNPENSALAIVFSLIVLVSIFGNSLVIYVIVRNRQMHTVTNMFITNLACSDLLITLLNIPFNIARYILDDWPFGDGMCHVMNFVQSLSVYVSTFTLTSIAIDRYQVIIYPLRPKISIRWAITITIIMWLLAGAMALPHGIWHGQVQAGVWLVGKQKRCTRTFPNAEFERYIFLGTFLTQFCIPLAVITLAYGRIAQKLWMRVTLGHVTQDQQIIHLRTKKKTIKMLMVVVAVFAMCWAPLHIYYLLVRFPPTTDFRHGPKALFSCYWIAMTSVCFNPFIYCWMNETFRGEVMKCLRCMTKKKKRRVHPGHEALRSDRSGRRHRWSTTRSTSSLRRMCNGDRLHMHQVNLPMLNSHRSNNNANKQPSPPPDPTRRSEDNGTPDTMQTNPDKDDDKLESLSYPDIHQHSCQI; encoded by the coding sequence ATGGATCTATCTCTTTTGAATTTCACGCTGAATCGTGTCAACGGTTCGATTGGTACTTTTAGAAATGGAAACTTATCAGAGTTCCTCAGCGGCGTAATGCAACGCATGTCGAAACAAAATAATCCGGAAAATTCGGCTTTGGCGATTGTGTTTAGCCTGATTGTTCTTGTGTCCATATTCGGTAATTCACTTGTAATATACGTGATCGTGCGGAATAGACAAATGCACACTGTCACTAATATGTTCATTACTAATTTAGCGTGTTCCGATTTATTGATAACACTCCTTAATATTCCATTCAACATTGCGCGGTACATCCTCGATGATTGGCCATTCGGCGATGGCATGTGTCACGTGATGAATTTTGTCCAATCATTGAGCGTGTACGTGTCGACTTTTACGTTGACCAGTATCGCTATCGATCGATACCAAGTGATCATTTATCCGTTGAGACCAAAAATATCCATCCGATGGGCGATCACAATCACTATAATTATGTGGTTGCTCGCCGGTGCTATGGCTTTGCCCCATGGTATTTGGCACGGTCAGGTCCAAGCCGGTGTTTGGCTCGTTGGAAAGCAAAAGCGTTGCACGAGAACATTTCCGAACGCCGAATTCGAAAGATATATTTTCCTGGGAACATTCCTCACACAGTTTTGTATCCCTCTTGCTGTTATAACCCTGGCGTACGGACGAATTGCGCAGAAACTGTGGATGCGAGTGACGTTAGGCCACGTTACGCAAGATCAACAGATCATACATTTAAGGACGAAGAAAAAGACGATTAAAATGTTGATGGTTGTTGTGGCGGTATTTGCGATGTGTTGGGCACCGCTACATATTTACTATTTGCTGGTCAGGTTTCCACCAACGACTGATTTCCGACACGGACCGAAAGCTCTGTTTTCCTGTTATTGGATCGCGATGACGAGCGTCTGTTTCAACCCGTTCATCTACTGCTGGATGAACGAAACGTTTCGCGGAGAAGTGATGAAATGTTTACGATGTATGACGAAAAAGAAGAAACGTCGCGTACACCCGGGCCACGAGGCGTTACGCTCCGATCGCAGTGGCCGACGACATCGCTGGAGCACTACTAGATCTACATCGTCCCTAAGACGCATGTGTAATGGTGACAGGTTGCACATGCATCAAGTGAATTTACCGATGTTAAATTCACATCGCAGCAACAACAATGCAAATAAACAGCCGAGTCCACCACCAGATCCAACGAGGAGGTCTGAGGATAACGGGACTCCAGATACGATGCAAACAAATCCGGACAAAGATGACGATAAGTTAGAATCTTTATCTTATCCGGATATTCATCAACACAGTTGTCAAATCTAG